In one window of Hevea brasiliensis isolate MT/VB/25A 57/8 chromosome 10, ASM3005281v1, whole genome shotgun sequence DNA:
- the LOC131183770 gene encoding linamarin synthase 2-like — translation MGSIASPKPHAVLVPYPAQGHVSPLMQLGKLLHSRGFHITFVNTEHNHRRLIRSRGQEFINGLPDFKFEAIPDGLPPTDRDATQHVPSLCDSTRKNCLAPFKELIAKLKASTDVPPITCIISDGVMAFAIDAARHFGIPEFQFWTASAGSFMAYLHYVELVRRGIVPFKDESFMHDGTLNQPVDFVPGMPNLKLRDMPSFIRVTDVNDIMFDFLGSEAHRSLKADAIIFNTFDEFEQEVLDAIAAMYPKIYTIGPFTLLEKGIPEGKSKAFRSSLWKEDLSCLEWLDKRKPDSVVYVNYGCVTTITDKQLIEFAWGLANSKHPFLWIVRPDIVMGESAVLPEEFYEEIKDRGLLVNWVPQDRVLQHPSVGVFLSHCGWNSTMECVSGGKPLICWPFFAEQQTNCKYACDVWKTGMELSTDLTRDELVGIIKEVMETENGKGMKGNAMEWRKKAEAATSVGGVSYNNFDRFIKEAILQEKPE, via the exons ATGGGTTCAATTGCATCCCCTAAACCTCATGCAGTTCTAGTCCCATACCCTGCACAAGGGCATGTGAGTCCCCTGATGCAGCTTGGGAAGCTTTTACACTCTCGTGGCTTTCACATCACTTTTGTCAATACTGAGCATAACCACAGACGCTTAATTCGTTCCAGAGGTCAGGAATTCATTAATGGCCTTCCAGATTTCAAGTTTGAAGCAATCCCAGATGGGTTGCCACCTACTGATCGTGATGCCACCCAACATGTTCCTTCGCTTTGTGATTCTACCAGAAAGAATTGCTTGGCTCCTTTCAAAGAGCTAATTGCCAAGCTAAAAGCTTCCACTGATGTGCCTCCAATTACTTGCATAATTTCAGATGGAGTCATGGCCTTTGCTATTGATGCTGCTCGACATTTTGGCATTCCAGAGTTCCAATTTTGGACTGCCTCAGCCGGAAGCTTCATGGCTTATCTACATTATGTTGAACTCGTCAGAAGGGGCATAGTCCCAttcaaag ATGAAAGTTTCATGCATGATGGCACTCTTAATCAACCAGTTGATTTCGTTCCGGGAATGCCTAACCTGAAACTGAGGGACATGCCTAGCTTTATCAGAGTCACTGATGTAAACGACATAATGTTCGATTTTTTGGGATCAGAAGCACATAGGAGTCTGAAAGCTGATGCAATCATTTTCAACACATTCGATGAGTTTGAACAAGAAGTGCTAGATGCCATTGCAGCCATGTACCCCAAGATTTACACTATAGGTCCATTTACCCTGCTTGAGAAGGGCATACCTGAGGGCAAGTCCAAGGCATTTAGATCAAGCTTATGGAAGGAGGATTTAAGCTGTCTGGAGTGGCTCGATAAAAGAAAGCCAGACTCAGTTGTGTATGTAAACTATGGCTGTGTTACTACAATAACAGACAAACAGCTTATAGAATTTGCCTGGGGTCTTGCAAATAGCAAGCATCCATTTTTATGGATTGTTAGGCCTGATATTGTGATGGGTGAATCCGCAGTCTTGCCTGAGGAATTTTACGAGGAAATCAAGGACAGAGGATTGCTGGTGAATTGGGTACCGCAAGATCGTGTTCTTCAACACCCATCAGTTGGTGTTTTCCTCTCACACTGTGGATGGAATTCTACCATGGAATGTGTTTCTGGCGGTAAGCCTCTCATCTGCTGGCCTTTCTTTGCTGAGCAACAAACAAATTGCAAATATGCATGTGACGTGTGGAAGACTGGCATGGAGCTTAGTACTGACTTAACCAGAGATGAACTTGTGGGTATCATCAAGGAAGTGATGGAAACTGAGAATGGAAAAGGAATGAAGGGAAATGCTATGGAATGGAGAAAGAAAGCAGAAGCAGCCACCAGTGTTGGAGGAGTATCTTACAATAACTTCGACAGATTCATTAAGGAGGCCATCCTTCAAGAGAAGCCTGAGTAA